A portion of the Limosilactobacillus reuteri genome contains these proteins:
- a CDS encoding ISL3 family transposase → MDNDTRTLLNLTDPHLNFPHHWLKYKSIKNVRVAQISCTLSYIPRACPNCGVINRGQILKYGFYQAKYKYGQFRAQPLMLLVNTQRFQCPDCHTTFNATSYLFEKQRTISRDLRREIILRLTRIQTIKDIAHDLFISEASVQRVLLDLADQYKPNLNYLPETLCIDEFKSMRSAKGKMSFIAVDGDRSCLFELLEDRRLRSLFKHYQQFTRAARCRVKYLVMDMNAAYDQLVKTVFPCAQIIYDRFHIAKHLNDTMNHVRIHVFNRLRKGDSAEQKQARRLKRYWRLFLQDRENLSTKVYYEGRYFNRVVNSIMILDLMLAYDQELRATYNFIQSLKRAYNQRDFTTFFQLLKLRPDSVSHYTIHRCQVLARYKEGIKRGFETKFSNGRTEGINNRIKTIKRVACGYRYFTAFKTRIYLIIGHQIQTN, encoded by the coding sequence ATGGATAATGATACAAGGACTCTCCTCAATTTAACAGACCCTCATTTAAATTTTCCTCATCATTGGCTTAAATATAAATCAATTAAAAACGTTCGGGTGGCACAAATATCCTGTACCCTTTCTTATATCCCGCGTGCTTGTCCAAATTGTGGCGTTATTAATCGTGGACAAATCTTAAAATATGGTTTTTATCAAGCTAAATACAAATATGGACAATTTAGGGCTCAACCATTAATGTTGCTTGTTAATACTCAACGTTTTCAATGTCCTGACTGCCATACAACATTTAATGCGACTAGTTATCTTTTTGAAAAGCAACGAACAATTAGTCGTGATTTAAGGCGTGAAATTATTCTTCGGTTAACGCGAATTCAAACAATTAAAGATATTGCCCATGATTTGTTTATCAGTGAAGCTTCGGTCCAGCGGGTCCTTTTGGACCTCGCTGATCAATACAAGCCGAATTTAAACTATCTACCGGAAACACTATGTATTGATGAATTTAAATCAATGCGGAGCGCTAAAGGTAAGATGAGTTTCATCGCTGTTGATGGTGATCGGAGTTGCTTATTTGAACTCCTTGAAGATCGGCGATTACGTAGTTTATTTAAGCATTATCAACAGTTTACACGTGCTGCCCGTTGCCGGGTAAAATATCTGGTAATGGATATGAACGCTGCTTATGATCAACTAGTTAAAACCGTTTTTCCTTGTGCTCAAATCATCTATGATCGCTTTCATATTGCCAAACACCTTAATGATACGATGAATCATGTGCGAATTCATGTCTTCAATCGTTTGCGAAAAGGTGATTCTGCGGAGCAGAAACAAGCTCGGCGCCTTAAACGTTATTGGCGGCTATTTCTTCAAGATCGGGAAAATTTAAGTACAAAAGTTTATTACGAAGGACGTTATTTTAATCGCGTTGTTAATTCCATTATGATCTTAGACTTAATGTTAGCGTATGACCAAGAGTTAAGAGCCACCTATAATTTTATTCAATCCTTGAAGCGTGCTTACAATCAACGTGATTTTACAACTTTCTTTCAATTACTTAAACTCCGGCCAGACAGTGTCAGCCATTATACAATCCACCGTTGTCAAGTTTTAGCGCGCTATAAAGAGGGAATTAAGCGTGGCTTTGAGACGAAGTTCTCAAATGGTCGAACCGAAGGGATTAATAATCGAATTAAAACTATCAAACGAGTTGCCTGTGGTTATCGTTACTTTACGGCATTTAAAACGCGGATTTATTTAATTATTGGCCACCAAATTCAAACTAACTAA